The Candidatus Bathyarchaeia archaeon DNA segment CTAAGCCAAATTCAATTCAAAATAATCAAAGAAGTAAACGAAACCTATCCAATAGCAAATGCATGGCTCTCCTTTGACCCTGAATGGACATCTCTATACCAACATCCATTAGGAGTAATAACACCGCAGATGAAATCTGGATACTTTGAATATTCATTGCCTACCGCTCCGCCACCACCAAAATACGTGATAGGAATCGTTACTATGTATGGCTTAGAGCCAGGAGAAAGGATAATTCTTTCTTTCCTATGGAACACTTCAGATATTATGCCTAGAAACTATATGTTGCTAGCAGAGGCAACAGGTGTTGTGTACGATGAAGATCCAGAAGACAATGTCTATTATGACGGAATAATTGTTGTTGTGCCAGGTGTAATTCGCGATATAGCAATAATTGACATAGTAGTTCCATCAAACAAAGTGTATCAGGGATGGGTTGTTAACATAACTGTGACTGTTGCGAATTTAGGAAACGCAACTGAAAACTTCACAGTCACATTATACTATGATAGCGTAAGCATATCAACTGAAACAGTATATAACTTGGAGCCTAACGCGTCCACTCAGCTTATTTTCAGCTGGAATACTACACATGTGCCATACTGTCACAACTACACCATAAAAGCTGTTGCCAGTGCACTTTCTGGAGAAATCGATGTAGACAATAACACTCTTGTTTATGGCTCAGTAAAGGTTAAAATGATGGGCGATGTTAACGGCGACGAAAAAGTTTCTATGGAAGACATAATGCTTATCGTAGATTCTTTCGGTTCTTATCCTGCACATCTAAGATGGCTTTTCGACGCAGACCTTGACCAAGACGGAAGAATCACTATGGGTGACATAGTTCTGGTCCTTTTGAACTTTGGAAGCTGTTAATTTCCCTTTTTTCTTTAAAATTATTGGGTGCTCAAAATATTGACTAATGAGCCCTTATTGAGTTTTTAGGCGTATAAAGATTGTTGAGAAGTTAGGAATGCTGATGATTTATAGACTTTGGAATGTTGTATTTTGCTTATTTTGCTCATGTATGTGTATCATCTAAAATACAAAAATCCATTAGATGAAGGAAATATGGAAAAAAGTTTCACAAATCTTATAAACTTCTGAGAGTTTTAAAAATATTTTGCGTAAACGCTATGTTACACTTGCGTTTATGCTAAAAAGGATAGGAGAAAGGAAAATGAAAAACCAAATAGCAGTAGTAGCGTTGCTTCTGATACTCCTTTTAAGCGCTATACCGATTATGCTAACGACAAAATCTGCTGAAGCAACCCCTAGTGGACCAAGTCTGATGGTAGATGACACACAAAACAAAATCAACGCTATGATCGGTGCCAAAAGTGGGTCAAATTTTACAGATAAAGCCACAGCAACCAATGTTGGTAGCGAAGAGCTAAATGGACTGCTTCTAGGCGTCTTCGCTAAAGAGATAGGCGGGACACTTACTCCAGGAGATGGCACTGGCTGGTGGTCTCTTGATGGTGTGATATGGTATCTTGCTCCGCCACTTGAAGTTTCTTCATACTTGGACTATCAAGTGGAAGTTATCACTGGTCCTGTTGGAGGAGTCACTTTACCTGTCGGGGCTTTTATGACACAGTATGGAAAAGTTCGGTTCAATAGAGACGTAAGCAATCAGGTTGAGTTTTTGGTGGTGATATTTAAAGACGTTAATGGTGACCGTAAGCTATCTGATGTAGACATTGTTGTCTCTAGTGGAGATTTTCCAGTGAAGCTTGACATCTGGATTTGGTGGACGACTGAAATTGAAGATCAAGGACTGTTTTACGACACAATTAAAGCAGCAATAGACGCTGCAAGCACGGGGCAGACAATTTTTGTCTATGATGGAACATACAATGAAGCCTTGTACATTAACAAAAGCCTCACTTTGAAAGCCGCAAGCAATCCAGTCATCACTGGCGCGCAAATGCGTGCTACTAATTATGGAAACAGACAAGCTACAATATTTGTTGAGAACGCCTTAAATGTTGTTTTGGAAGGCTTAGATATAGAGGGTCAAGGATTAGGCATACCTTCTGGTACTAAAAGCTATGCAATATTATATGAAAATTCCAGTGGATCGATCAGAAACTGCATAGCGTCTCCAAACACAATAGGCGATATGTATTCAGCAGCGGTGGCTTTCTGGGATAATTCTGTTGTAACAATTGAGAAGTGCTTAATCAGAAATTTTGGAAGAATTGGCATATACTCAAACAATGCTACTTCTATAATACAAGATAACGAAATAATTGGACAGGTCTACAGTCTAGACAATCAAGTTAACTATGGAATTGAGATCGAAGACTACACCGGCCCCTCTGTAGCTGAGATAGTCAGAAATAAAATATACGATTGTAACAACACTCATCCAAGTCCGCTTTGGTCATCCGCAGCAATAATTGTTGATATTTGGATGTATTACAATCAAGGCAGCATGATGCCCTCCACAGTTACCATAGAAAACAACGAAATTTACAACAACTACGAAGCAATTGAAATAACAAAAGGCATGTTATCTCATGCCCATTATAACAATATTTACAACAACCCATATGGCATCTTCAACTGGGGCGCCAATTACAATGCAGACAATGCAACATTTGATGCGCGTTTCAACTGGTGGGGCGACACAAGCGGACCTTACCATTCCACAACAAACCCGTCTGGACTTGGAGGCGAAATTGGTGATAATGTTAAATATAGTCCATGGCTTGGAGCATCGTTTGCAACTACTCCAAGAACTTATCATGTAAACCCAACGGGTACTATTCAAGAGGCTGTCAGTGAAGCAAGTTCAGGAGACACCGTGATAGTCCACTCTGGAACATACGATGAACAAGTAGTAATTGCTAAGAGTTTGACTCTTCAAGGCATGGGCGACAGTACGATTGTAAAGCCTTCTTCCGCAGGGAAGCTTGCCACAGTGCTTGATGGGCATTGGTGGGGCACATCTAAACAAGTAGCCGGCATTATTGTTGCAAACGTTGCCACAGGAAGCGGTGTCATCGTGAAAAAACTGAAAATAGACGGGGAAAGCGTGACTACTCGACCAACAGGCGCAGATTTCGTCGCTGGAATCTTTTATCGCGAAACTGGCGGTTTGATCGACTCAGTCAATATTACAGGGATAACCGTTACCGATGCGGGTACTGCAGTAAGAGGTTACGGCATCTATCTTTCTGCGGTAGCTAATACCGTCGCTGTTGAAATAAAAGGCTCCACGCTAACAAACTACGACAAAAACGGCATCGATGTCCACGGTAGCAAACTCACAATTAACATTCATGACAACAACTTTACCGGTCGAGGACCTTTGCCTTCCGGAGACGAAGTCCAAAATGGCATTGTTGTTATGGACGGTGCGAAAGGAACTATAAACCGTAATAGGATAAGTGACCACATTTACACTCCCGAAACTTGGTGGGGTGCTGGAATCCTGTTTATGGATAGCAGTGGTTCAGCCACTAAAAACATCATAACTAACTGCCAAATTGGAATTATCTATCAAGACAGTAGCGGTTCAGCAGACGGAAACATCGTGAACGGTGGAAGCGTCGGGCTATTAGGCATATGGGCACAGTACACTAAAGCAGGAACTTGGCTGGTGACTTTTACAAGCAATACTATAAACGGAGTTCATGATACGTCAGGATATGAAAACGCAGCAACAGGTGTTCAAAGCTGGGCTGAAAATGCGTTTATCACTGTAAAAATAGAAAATAACCAGCTTTCAGGCGACAGACTAACATCTGCTGACGGCATTTTTATCGGGGACTTTCCAGAATACGAGCCTGCTGGTGAAATAACCGCCACAATAACGAACAATATCGTTTCTGGATGGCAGCACGGCATCCGTTTGGTAAGCTCGATAACTGCTGCAATTATTAAGGGCAATACTATTTTCAATAATCTCGGACACGGCATCTACGTCGAATCAGCTGTAGATGTTGCTGGCGTCTACGTTAACCTCAATAACATACAAAGCAATGATGAATACGGCATTTTGAACGGCGGAACAGGCGTTCTTGACGCACGCTTCAACTGGTGGGGCGACTCCACAGGTCCTTATCATGAAACAAGCTGGGAGTACATGGGTGAGCCTTATGGTCCACATTTCGGTTTGGGAGACAACGTAAGCGACTACGTCCTGTACGACCCATGGCTTGAGTATTACGTGCCGCTTCCACAACCCACAATGCGAGTGGAACCAAGCAGCTATCAAGCTCTTAGGTTGAACGAAACTTTCAATATTAATGTAACCTTAAGCAACCTAAGTGTAGGTTGGAGAACGGCGGGTGTTCAGTTTAGGCTACAGTTCAATAGCACATTACTAGAAGTCGTAAGCGTAATCGAAGGACCTTTCATGAAACAACATGGTGAAACACTATTCTTTTACTACGTTGAATATGGAGATCCTTTCTATGGAGACAATATAATTGTAGGTGTCGTTCTACTACCTCAAGAAGAAGGTGAATGGACGGAGTGGCCTAGCGGTACAGGAACAATAGCTACTATAACATTTCGAGCGAAGTATCAGCCTAGAGGGCTAGACAAGCCAAAGTCCACTTGCGATTTGAAACTTGATGACACTTTAATAATGAGTAGTGAAGGAGAACGAATTACTCACAGCGTTCAACATGGATACTACGAAATTCTGCCAGTTCACATTGCAGATGTAAACTTTGACCGAAGAATCAACATGGATGATCTGATGATAATTGTAAACGCTTTTGGCGCTTATCCTGGGCATCCAAGATGGAATCCAATCGCAGATATAACTTTAGATGGAAGAGTTTCAATGGGCGACATAATTGAAGTTGTGACAAACTTTGGGAAAGTCTACTAAATACAGAAAGCGCAACTCCCCTTTTTTCTTTTTTTAATACACAATGAAAATTAAATATGAAAAGTAGACATTTGAGTTATAATTGCAAAAGAATGGCGCATTAAGGTTGCTTAAATCGGCGAATGTTTTCTTTGTCTTGAGTGTTTCTCAGAAGGGTTATCGTTGCTATTGTAATGTTGGTCTATTTTTTACCTGTCTTGCATAGTGTTAGTTAAGTTTGAAACTGTTTTGTCAACGTAAATCCAGAAATCGCGTTTAAGTTTAAGCCATTCTTCGTCAGATTTTAATTGTTTTCTAAGAAAATATCCGCCGCCAAACATTGTGACTAGCATAATTGATGCAGGCAGTTTTCTCTTATGTTCTTCTTTGCATAATTCGAATGTTATAGAGAATTTTTCTGGTTTTCCTTCTATGCTTACGGAAACGTATCCGTCTATTTTATAGTACTTTGAGTCATCTGCAAATATTTGATAGCCTTTATCTGTTGTGCCTTTTACTGCGTTAAAGTCTTTTTCTTTAAAGAATTCGCCTATTTGGTCAACGAGTAATTCTAAGTTTACGTTTCTATCCGTCCAGCTTTTTTGCATTACGATAACCTGTGTTTTAAATGTTTCAGTATTTTTAATAGAGTCGTGTTCAACTTTATATATTTGATGTATACCTTAAAAGATGCAAAATAATGTTGGTGAGGTTTCAAGATATGATTAATTGGAAAATTCTTCCGTTGGTCGTCTTTTTTTTGGGTATGTTCTATTTTGGGTCGTTGCGTATTGGGAATTTGCATATGAATGTGCTTTCTCTCGCAAGCGGTGTAGTTATACGTGTTCCAAGTGACTACTCGAGTATAACTGAGGCTTTGGCTCATGCCTTGGATGGTGATACAATTATTGTTGAGCCCGGTACATATAATGAATATCGTATGGAGGTGAATAGAACAGTAAAGATAATTGGGATGGACCGTGAGGGAGTTATAGTTAATGGTGGTGGAACAAGCGATTTTATATTTAAGATCAATGCTCATAATGCTGTGATAGAGAATTTGACATTACAAAACACGATTCTGACTGGGGAGGTTGCTTCTGCTGTTTATCTGTACAATGTTATGAACGTGACGGTAGATAATTTGATAGTCAAGAATGTTTTGCATGGGCTTCAGCTTGTAAGATCGAATTTTTCTCAGATTTTAAATAATCATTTTATGGAATGTAATCGTGGCGTTTTTATTCGAGATTCAAGTTGTAACAGCACTATTGTTGGTAATACCTTTGAAAATGTCTCTATGGTTATTTACATTGCCGATTCTAATTCTCAGTATACTAAAGTATTTCATAATAATTTTGTGAGCACGAATCTAACAGTCTTTGCTGCGACGAGCTTCTTTGATGGTGGATATCCGTTAGGTGGTAATTATTGGAGCAATCACTTTGCTGTGGATTTTAATCATGGGGTCGAGCAGAATTTGATTGGAAGTGATGGCATTTTTGATGAGGCATATCCATCATTTGATGACCCGTTGGATAGATATCCATTGGCACATCCTTTCTTGATGTTTGATGTGGATGTTGAGGATAAGAGTTTTGAAGTGTATATTTCTTCGAATGCAACTTTAAATTCCTACAATCTCAATGTCTCTGAAAAATCGTTAGTTTTGATTCTAAATGGCGTTGCAGGAAGTAGTGGTTCTTGTAGAGTGGTAATTCCCAAAGAATTGCTGTCTTCTGGTTCTCTGGGTGACTGGAGTGTTTTGTGCGATGGGGAAAACGTGCCCTATTTGTATCCGTATGAAGACGAATATTTTACATATTTGTATTATAGTTATGTGCAATCTACGTCTAGCAAAATTCAGATAAATGGAACATGGGTTGTTACTGAGTTTTCTGTTTTGACGGTTTTGTTTATGTTTTGCATTTTGCTTATCATGGGAATAAAGATTAAGTGTTTGAATGTGTAGGTTTACTATAGTGTTGGGTGTTTGGTTTGAAAAAGACTGAAACGCTGGCTGTGACTCTTTTGCTTCTTCTTCTTGGTTTGTCTTCGATTGTTATTGCTTTTCAAACAGTTACAAAATTTAATCTCGTCAAGAGTTTTGACCGAGCTGGCACATGGAGTGTTTCCGGTACTTTGGATGTGGGAGAGTCATTGGCTTTCATGATTTTTCCTGATTCTCAATGGAGTTTTCTTGTTCCGTCGGAGGAAGAGTATCCAGTTGTTATTAACATGAGTGTTTTAACTCCTGATTATGGAATGGCAAATCTTTCCTCCATTTATACTGTTACTTATGTTCAATCAGGTCTTCTTCCTTCGATTATTCTGTCTCCGGTCAACTTTAGCATTGTCGAAGTGAACACGACGTGTTTGGAGTTTAGTTCTTTTTATACTACTGATGAGGTTGCTGGTGTTTTGTTTATTGGAGACGTGAAGGTGAGTGGTAATTTTACGGTTGTTGTTGATGAAGCGTCCATTAAAGAGAATTTCTATCCTAGTGAGCGTCCGCCTCGTAAGTTAACTCTTCGGGGGTATATTCGCGGTGTTGAATATCCTGGTATTCTGTTTTTGCCTGTGGGATGTGTTTTTGTTTCTTTAAGTATGGTTGTTTTATGGTATGGGTTTAGACATAAGAAAGTTGAAAAGCGTGGGAAGATTAAAAGCGCAAGCGTCACGCGGATTTTCTGCGTTTTGAAATAGAAAAAAGAACTGAAACAATCTTCCGTAAAAATTAAATAGTCCAGAGAGTAAGTATTTCGTGCAGAAAAAATGAGAAGGGAGAGAGGAAAATGTACAAAAAACTTTTGATAGTTAGTTTGGCATTATTTGCTTTGATGCCTCTTGTGATTTCGCCGAAAATAGCATTTGCTGCCATAACAAACCCCATGGAGATTGTCGCGGACACGATTCCTGGCGGTGGCTATTACACAATGGATCCTGCAAACTGTTATGATACGGCAAGCGCTGAACTGCTCTTCAACGTTTACGAAACTTTGATTTTCTTCGACGGCGAAAGATACGACTACTTCATACCACAGTTAGCAACGCAAGTGGTGGTTGGTCCTCCAGCTGTTGGTGCACCAGCGTACACGAACTATACGCTTTACTTTGAGATTCGTGTTGGTGTGCCATTCCACACATGGAGCAGATCAGACCTTGGCGACTACCATTGGGATCAGTTTTACTTGACGACTGAGGATGTTGAGCACAGCCTTGAACGTTGGATGGTCAACGATTACATTGGTGGACCACAATGGATGATCTATGAGGCTTTGCTAAGCTGCATGGGTGGAGAGCCAACAGCAGAGTTTGGAACTATGATTGATCAAGCTGTCGAAAGTAACTCAACTCATGTATGGCTAAACGTTGCTAACAGTGGTCGTGCCACTGGCACTCCTACATCATTCACGCCAGTTCCATTGTTTGAGACTAATCCAGCGAGTCCATGGTATAATCGTCAACGCCCAGCATTCTGGACTGAAGCTGCTGCTTTGCCTATAGGCTATCCGTTGAGAGTGCTCTTCCAGGTTCTGTCTCAGTCATGGGCTTCAGTTATGAGTAAGCGTTGGTTGCTTGAGGTTGTTGACCCGATGGCTGAGGCTGCAGGTCACCCAGTTGGAGAATGGCCTGGAACATGGGACAACTGGACACTCTACCACTGGCCAACCAGTCCACTCATCGACCCCTACAACGACTTGCCAACAATCGACTCCATTCCAGGCACTGCAGCTAACCCAGGACTGACATGCGGAACAGGGCCATTCATCCTACAGAGAGCTGACCCAGGAACCGAATGGTCAGCCGTCAGATACGCTGATTACTGGCGAGGCTGGCCGCTTGATTGGCCAAATCCACCATATCCAGATAGCACATTGCCACCTTCCGGTATAAAGCCGAAAGGCTATGTTGACAGATACACTGTTA contains these protein-coding regions:
- a CDS encoding right-handed parallel beta-helix repeat-containing protein, giving the protein MKNQIAVVALLLILLLSAIPIMLTTKSAEATPSGPSLMVDDTQNKINAMIGAKSGSNFTDKATATNVGSEELNGLLLGVFAKEIGGTLTPGDGTGWWSLDGVIWYLAPPLEVSSYLDYQVEVITGPVGGVTLPVGAFMTQYGKVRFNRDVSNQVEFLVVIFKDVNGDRKLSDVDIVVSSGDFPVKLDIWIWWTTEIEDQGLFYDTIKAAIDAASTGQTIFVYDGTYNEALYINKSLTLKAASNPVITGAQMRATNYGNRQATIFVENALNVVLEGLDIEGQGLGIPSGTKSYAILYENSSGSIRNCIASPNTIGDMYSAAVAFWDNSVVTIEKCLIRNFGRIGIYSNNATSIIQDNEIIGQVYSLDNQVNYGIEIEDYTGPSVAEIVRNKIYDCNNTHPSPLWSSAAIIVDIWMYYNQGSMMPSTVTIENNEIYNNYEAIEITKGMLSHAHYNNIYNNPYGIFNWGANYNADNATFDARFNWWGDTSGPYHSTTNPSGLGGEIGDNVKYSPWLGASFATTPRTYHVNPTGTIQEAVSEASSGDTVIVHSGTYDEQVVIAKSLTLQGMGDSTIVKPSSAGKLATVLDGHWWGTSKQVAGIIVANVATGSGVIVKKLKIDGESVTTRPTGADFVAGIFYRETGGLIDSVNITGITVTDAGTAVRGYGIYLSAVANTVAVEIKGSTLTNYDKNGIDVHGSKLTINIHDNNFTGRGPLPSGDEVQNGIVVMDGAKGTINRNRISDHIYTPETWWGAGILFMDSSGSATKNIITNCQIGIIYQDSSGSADGNIVNGGSVGLLGIWAQYTKAGTWLVTFTSNTINGVHDTSGYENAATGVQSWAENAFITVKIENNQLSGDRLTSADGIFIGDFPEYEPAGEITATITNNIVSGWQHGIRLVSSITAAIIKGNTIFNNLGHGIYVESAVDVAGVYVNLNNIQSNDEYGILNGGTGVLDARFNWWGDSTGPYHETSWEYMGEPYGPHFGLGDNVSDYVLYDPWLEYYVPLPQPTMRVEPSSYQALRLNETFNINVTLSNLSVGWRTAGVQFRLQFNSTLLEVVSVIEGPFMKQHGETLFFYYVEYGDPFYGDNIIVGVVLLPQEEGEWTEWPSGTGTIATITFRAKYQPRGLDKPKSTCDLKLDDTLIMSSEGERITHSVQHGYYEILPVHIADVNFDRRINMDDLMIIVNAFGAYPGHPRWNPIADITLDGRVSMGDIIEVVTNFGKVY
- a CDS encoding NosD domain-containing protein, with product MINWKILPLVVFFLGMFYFGSLRIGNLHMNVLSLASGVVIRVPSDYSSITEALAHALDGDTIIVEPGTYNEYRMEVNRTVKIIGMDREGVIVNGGGTSDFIFKINAHNAVIENLTLQNTILTGEVASAVYLYNVMNVTVDNLIVKNVLHGLQLVRSNFSQILNNHFMECNRGVFIRDSSCNSTIVGNTFENVSMVIYIADSNSQYTKVFHNNFVSTNLTVFAATSFFDGGYPLGGNYWSNHFAVDFNHGVEQNLIGSDGIFDEAYPSFDDPLDRYPLAHPFLMFDVDVEDKSFEVYISSNATLNSYNLNVSEKSLVLILNGVAGSSGSCRVVIPKELLSSGSLGDWSVLCDGENVPYLYPYEDEYFTYLYYSYVQSTSSKIQINGTWVVTEFSVLTVLFMFCILLIMGIKIKCLNV